From the genome of Biomphalaria glabrata chromosome 17, xgBioGlab47.1, whole genome shotgun sequence, one region includes:
- the LOC129923703 gene encoding uncharacterized protein LOC129923703: protein MSYWMMLLMTFFCTILGGFTWSYDVMVNSYRDDTKCDPDVPSRFIPIIDEGKSEGQGSGLVCKEGEYLDWYKCSPCEEGTFRTKLMASLDRQSMCLKCQEPGMYEIVKTPCNKTRDAKITCEDGFYRHHVPGKPCLSACIRCDICGVKRNMFKPFEGRECKGYHNTVCCQEDHMFVVEGKCHHTRTATAATTTQSGEILEEIRFNLDEEETIAISAQGLAGDGVEGFASNKGCALNNFIVFHSVINALYINIFLLNL, encoded by the exons ATGTCTTACTGGATGATGCTATTGATGACATTCTTCTGCACGATTCTAGGGGGATTCACCTGGTCTTATGATGTAATGGTCAATTCTTACAGAGATGACACGAAGTGTGACCCCGATGTGCCTTCCAGGTTCATACCCATAATTGATGAGGGTAAAAGTGAAGGTCAGGGGTCAGGCCTGGTCTGTAAGGAAGGTGAGTACCTGGACTGGTACAAGTGTTCACCGTGCGAGGAGGGAACATTCAGGACAAAGCTGATGGCCAGTTTGGACAGACAGTCCATGTGTCTTAAATGTCAGGAACCTGGCATG taTGAAATTGTGAAAACGCCCTGTAACAAAACCAGGGACGCCAAGATCACGTGCGAGGACGGGTTTTACCGACACCATGTTCCAGGGAAGCCCTGTCTGTCCGCTTGCATCCGGTGTGATATCTGTGGGGTCAAGAGGAACATGTTCAAACCTTTTGAAGGCAGGGAGTGTAAGGGCTATCACAACACAGTCTGCTGTCAAGAAGACCATATGTTTGTGGTGGAAGGTAAGTGTCATCATACACGGACAGCCACCGCGGCCACCACTACCCAAAGTGGAGAAATCCTAGAAGAGATTCGGTTTAACTTAGACGAAGAGGAAACAATCGCCATCTCAGCACAAGGTTTAGCCGGTGATGGAGTAGAGGGTTTCGCTTCGAACAAAGGCTGTGCCTTGAACAACTTTATTGTATTCCACTCTGTGATAAATgctttgtatataaatatatttcttttgaatttataa